One Bacillus andreraoultii genomic region harbors:
- the radA gene encoding DNA repair protein RadA — protein sequence MAKVKTKFTCHSCGYESPKWLGRCPSCNQWNTFVEEIKEVKGNRRAVFSHSSSIQTERKAVPINSVESKEETRTYTNSKELNRVLGGGIVSGSLVLIGGDPGIGKSTLLLQVSNQLANKGLKVLYISGEESVKQTKLRADRLGALSSNLFVLSETDLQLIDHTIQEIKPDFAVIDSIQTIYHPDVTSAPGSVSQVRECTSEMMRIAKTSGIPIFIVGHVTKEGAIAGPRLLEHMVDTVLYFEGERHHTFRILRAVKNRFGSTNEIGIFEMKEEGLIDVANPSEIFLEERSMGSSGSTVVASMEGTRPILVEIQSLVSPTTFGNPRRMATGIDHNRVSLLMAVLEKRVGMLLQNQDAYLKAAGGVKLDEPAIDLAIALSIASSFKDKPTRATDCFIGEVGLTGEIRRVSRIEQRVREAGKLGFNRIIIPKNNMNGLENVQSIQIIGVSTIKEALKVAFE from the coding sequence ATGGCTAAAGTAAAAACAAAATTCACTTGCCATTCTTGTGGCTATGAATCGCCAAAATGGTTAGGTCGCTGCCCAAGTTGCAATCAGTGGAATACGTTTGTGGAAGAAATCAAGGAGGTAAAGGGAAATAGACGTGCCGTGTTTTCTCATTCCTCATCCATACAAACAGAACGAAAGGCAGTACCAATTAATTCAGTTGAGTCAAAAGAGGAAACAAGAACTTACACTAATTCTAAAGAACTAAACCGCGTGTTAGGGGGAGGAATTGTATCCGGTTCCCTCGTATTAATCGGTGGTGACCCTGGTATCGGGAAGTCCACTTTATTATTACAAGTTTCTAACCAATTGGCTAACAAGGGGTTAAAGGTCCTCTATATCTCTGGTGAAGAATCAGTAAAACAAACAAAACTACGAGCAGACCGTTTAGGTGCATTGTCTAGTAACTTATTTGTTTTATCAGAAACAGACTTACAATTAATTGACCATACAATACAGGAAATAAAGCCAGATTTTGCCGTTATTGACTCTATTCAAACAATCTATCATCCGGATGTAACATCAGCACCTGGGTCCGTTTCACAAGTTAGAGAATGTACAAGTGAAATGATGCGGATAGCTAAAACGAGTGGGATTCCCATTTTTATTGTTGGACATGTGACGAAAGAGGGGGCAATCGCAGGACCACGTTTATTGGAACATATGGTTGATACGGTTTTATATTTTGAAGGAGAACGCCATCATACGTTTCGAATTTTGCGTGCTGTAAAAAACCGCTTTGGATCTACAAATGAGATCGGTATTTTTGAAATGAAAGAAGAAGGCTTAATTGATGTAGCAAATCCTTCTGAAATTTTTTTAGAGGAACGTTCAATGGGTTCCTCAGGTTCTACGGTTGTTGCTTCGATGGAAGGAACAAGACCAATTTTAGTAGAAATCCAATCATTAGTGTCACCAACCACTTTCGGTAACCCACGAAGAATGGCAACAGGGATTGACCATAATCGTGTGTCATTATTAATGGCTGTCTTAGAAAAGCGTGTTGGCATGTTATTACAAAATCAAGATGCTTATTTAAAAGCAGCAGGTGGAGTTAAATTAGATGAACCAGCAATAGATTTAGCAATAGCACTAAGTATCGCTTCAAGTTTTAAAGATAAACCGACGCGTGCAACAGATTGCTTTATTGGTGAAGTTGGATTAACTGGTGAGATTAGACGAGTATCGCGTATTGAACAAAGAGTTCGAGAAGCGGGAAAGTTAGGTTTCAATCGAATTATCATACCAAAAAATAATATGAATGGATTAGAAAATGTACAATCGATACAAATTATTGGCGTTAGCACAATCAAAGAAGCACTCAAGGTTGCATTTGAGTAA
- the clpC gene encoding ATP-dependent protease ATP-binding subunit ClpC has translation MLFGRFTERAQKVLALSQEEAIRLKHVNVGTEHILLGLVREGEGIAAKALFAIGLTPEKIQNEVENLIGVGKELSQTPQYTPRAKKVIELSMDEARKLGHSYVGTEHILLGLIREGEGVAARVLSNLGVSLNKARQQVLQLLGNSDSGVSNGSASNVNTPTLDSLARDLTQVARDGNLDPVIGRSKEIQRVIEVLSRRTKNNPVLIGEPGVGKTAIAEGLAQQIVNNEVPEILRNKRVMTLDMGTVVAGTKYRGEFEDRLKKVMDEIRQAGNIILFIDELHTLIGAGGAEGAIDASNILKPSLARGELQCIGATTLDEYRKYIEKDAALERRFQPIMVDEPTVEESIQILKGLRDRYEAHHRVAISDEAIEAAVNLSDRYISDRFLPDKAIDVIDEAGSKVRLRSFTTPPNLKELEVKLDEVRKEKDAAVQSQEFEKAASLRDMEQRLREQLEETKKSWKEKQGKENSQVTVEDVASVVSSWTGVPVSKIAQTETEKLLKLEEILHNRVVGQAEAVKAIAKAVRRARAGLKDPKRPIGSFIFLGPTGVGKTELARALAEAMFGDEDAMIRIDMSEYMEKHSTSRLVGSPPGYVGYDEGGQLTEKVRRKPYSVVLLDEIEKAHPDVFNILLQVLEDGRLTDSKGRTVDFRNTVLIMTSNIGAESLKRNKYVGFSVQDGEQDYKDMKNRVMDELKKAFRPEFLNRIDEFIVFHSLEKEHLRNIVGLLLGSLTKQLKEQNIELTMTDGAKDKLTEEGFDPEYGARPLRRAIQKHVEDLLSEELLKGNIKPGQHITVDVENGEFKVKTNVLS, from the coding sequence ATGTTATTTGGACGTTTTACAGAAAGAGCTCAAAAAGTATTAGCACTGTCACAAGAAGAGGCTATTCGTTTAAAACATGTCAATGTTGGTACAGAACATATTTTATTAGGTTTGGTTAGGGAAGGAGAAGGAATTGCGGCAAAAGCATTGTTTGCAATTGGACTTACTCCTGAAAAAATTCAAAATGAAGTTGAAAATTTAATTGGTGTCGGAAAAGAATTATCACAAACACCACAATATACACCGAGGGCAAAAAAGGTTATTGAATTATCGATGGATGAAGCAAGAAAATTAGGCCACTCTTATGTTGGTACGGAGCATATTCTACTTGGTTTAATAAGAGAAGGAGAAGGAGTAGCCGCACGTGTACTTAGCAATCTTGGGGTAAGTTTAAATAAGGCACGACAACAAGTTTTACAATTACTAGGCAATAGTGACTCTGGAGTTTCTAATGGATCAGCATCTAATGTGAATACGCCAACTCTAGATAGTCTAGCTAGAGATCTAACTCAAGTAGCAAGAGATGGAAATTTAGATCCCGTCATTGGTAGAAGTAAGGAAATTCAGCGAGTAATTGAAGTATTAAGTAGACGGACAAAAAATAACCCGGTTTTAATCGGTGAACCTGGTGTAGGGAAAACAGCGATAGCAGAAGGGTTAGCACAACAAATTGTTAATAATGAAGTCCCAGAAATATTACGAAATAAACGAGTAATGACATTAGATATGGGAACGGTTGTAGCTGGAACAAAATATCGTGGTGAGTTTGAGGATCGTCTAAAGAAAGTAATGGATGAAATACGCCAAGCTGGTAACATCATTCTATTTATCGATGAATTACACACATTAATCGGTGCTGGGGGAGCGGAAGGAGCAATTGATGCGTCCAATATTTTAAAACCATCACTCGCACGCGGTGAATTACAATGTATTGGTGCAACAACTTTAGATGAATACCGGAAATATATTGAAAAAGATGCAGCACTTGAACGGAGATTCCAACCGATTATGGTTGACGAGCCAACAGTTGAAGAATCTATCCAAATTTTAAAAGGATTACGGGATCGTTATGAAGCTCACCACCGAGTAGCAATTTCAGATGAGGCTATAGAAGCGGCTGTTAACTTATCTGACCGCTATATTTCTGATCGCTTTTTACCTGACAAAGCAATCGATGTGATTGATGAGGCTGGCTCAAAAGTACGCCTTCGTAGTTTCACAACACCGCCAAATTTAAAAGAATTAGAAGTAAAATTAGACGAGGTCCGGAAAGAAAAGGATGCGGCTGTACAAAGCCAGGAATTTGAAAAGGCAGCTTCATTAAGAGATATGGAACAAAGGCTTCGTGAACAACTTGAAGAGACGAAAAAGAGTTGGAAGGAAAAACAAGGAAAAGAAAATAGTCAAGTTACTGTAGAAGATGTTGCTAGTGTTGTTTCTAGCTGGACAGGAGTTCCTGTTTCGAAAATAGCCCAAACGGAAACGGAAAAACTGCTCAAGCTTGAAGAAATTCTTCATAACCGGGTCGTCGGTCAAGCAGAGGCTGTTAAGGCAATTGCAAAGGCAGTTAGAAGAGCGAGGGCTGGATTGAAAGATCCGAAACGTCCAATTGGTTCATTTATTTTCTTAGGACCAACAGGTGTAGGGAAAACAGAATTAGCCCGCGCCCTTGCTGAAGCGATGTTTGGTGATGAAGATGCGATGATACGAATTGATATGAGTGAATATATGGAGAAACACTCAACGTCAAGATTAGTTGGTTCTCCTCCAGGATATGTCGGATATGACGAAGGTGGTCAATTAACTGAAAAAGTGAGAAGAAAACCATATTCAGTTGTATTGCTCGATGAAATTGAAAAGGCGCACCCAGATGTGTTCAATATTTTATTACAAGTGTTAGAAGACGGTCGTTTAACAGACTCAAAAGGAAGAACAGTGGACTTCCGGAATACTGTATTAATTATGACATCAAATATTGGTGCAGAATCATTAAAACGAAACAAGTATGTTGGATTTAGTGTTCAAGATGGTGAGCAAGATTATAAAGATATGAAAAATCGAGTGATGGATGAATTGAAAAAGGCTTTCCGACCGGAGTTTTTAAACCGGATTGATGAGTTTATTGTTTTCCATTCACTAGAGAAAGAACATTTAAGAAATATTGTTGGATTATTGCTGGGGTCTTTAACAAAACAATTAAAAGAACAAAATATTGAACTAACGATGACGGATGGAGCAAAAGATAAACTTACTGAAGAAGGATTTGACCCTGAATATGGCGCAAGACCACTTCGGAGAGCCATTCAGAAACATGTAGAAGATTTATTATCGGAAGAGCTATTAAAAGGCAATATTAAGCCAGGACAACATATTACAGTAGATGTCGAGAATGGGGAATTTAAAGTAAAAACAAATGTATTGTCCTAA
- a CDS encoding protein arginine kinase, whose protein sequence is MSIERFLNQAVSSWMNADGPQADIILTSRIRLARNLEDHLFPTIFTKEEAENVLTNVENVLPLLNLYPLKDAELLKMEELQPLQKQVLVEKHLISPNLAEQSIKGACLLSQNEEISIMINEEDHIRIQCILSGLQLQAALDLANAVDDELEQHLDYAFNEVRGYLTSCPTNVGTGLRASVMLHLPGLVMTQQMRHLIPSINQLGLVVRGIYGEGSEALGNIFQISNQITLGKSEEDIILDLTNVVEQIVNQERSAREAVVKTSGIQLEDKVYRSLGVLKNSRIIETKEAAQCLSDVRLGIDLGYIQNISRNILNELMILTQPGFLQQYAGGQLRPFERDVRRATLIRERLQLEINK, encoded by the coding sequence ATGTCAATTGAACGTTTTTTAAACCAAGCTGTGAGTTCGTGGATGAATGCTGATGGCCCTCAAGCTGATATTATATTAACTTCCAGAATCCGTTTAGCAAGAAATTTAGAAGATCATTTATTCCCGACCATTTTTACAAAAGAAGAGGCAGAAAATGTTTTAACGAACGTTGAAAATGTACTTCCTCTCTTAAACTTATATCCACTTAAAGACGCAGAGCTATTAAAAATGGAAGAACTGCAACCATTACAAAAACAAGTATTAGTTGAAAAGCATTTAATTAGTCCAAATTTAGCTGAGCAATCAATAAAGGGTGCGTGTCTTTTATCACAAAATGAAGAAATTAGCATTATGATTAATGAAGAAGATCATATTCGAATACAATGTATTTTATCAGGATTGCAATTGCAAGCTGCTTTAGACTTAGCAAATGCTGTTGATGACGAACTTGAGCAACATCTCGATTATGCATTTAACGAAGTCCGTGGGTACTTAACTAGTTGTCCGACAAATGTTGGTACAGGATTACGTGCTTCAGTCATGCTTCATTTACCGGGCTTAGTTATGACCCAGCAAATGCGCCACTTAATTCCTTCAATAAATCAGTTAGGTTTAGTTGTTAGAGGGATTTATGGGGAAGGTAGTGAAGCTTTGGGTAATATTTTCCAAATATCGAACCAGATTACACTTGGCAAGTCGGAGGAGGATATTATTCTTGACTTAACGAATGTCGTTGAACAAATCGTTAACCAAGAAAGATCTGCGAGGGAAGCAGTAGTGAAAACATCAGGTATTCAATTGGAGGATAAAGTTTATCGTTCACTTGGTGTATTAAAGAATAGCCGTATTATTGAGACGAAAGAAGCCGCACAATGTTTATCAGATGTACGGTTAGGAATTGATTTAGGTTACATCCAGAATATATCGAGAAATATATTGAATGAATTAATGATACTCACGCAACCAGGGTTTTTACAACAATATGCAGGAGGACAATTAAGACCGTTTGAAAGGGATGTTAGACGGGCGACATTAATACGTGAACGTCTCCAATTAGAAATTAATAAATAA